The nucleotide sequence CTTATCCCAATACTATTTATTAATCCCAGAATAATATCCCAAATATTGCCAACCAAATACGCATTAAAATTTTTATcctgaaattattattttatcccgaaATTATTTGGTTTTTTACCTTACACCAAAGGACCCTTAAAATAGGAGAGAGTGAAGTAAGACTGATGCAACATAAGTCTAAGAACATTGATGAGAGAGCTGCATATGGAAAAATAATCATGATACTACTACCATTAGTAAAATAGGACAGCCCGAGCATAAAATCTCCCGCTATACATGGTATCCGAGGAAAAACTAGAGCACAAAGATCCATTGTACGCAATCTGACCCTACATTTCTACAAGAGGTTATTTCGATGGCTTAAACCCGTCGTCCTCCTGATCACACATGAcgacaactttaccaattacacCAACGCTCCCCTTCTTACCCTTTATATCAGTCTAGACGTGATACTCAAGAATTGAATTAAGTTGTAAATCAAAACAACTAGCAATGATCTTTCACCAGCACTCTTACAATTTGTCAATAACAAAATTTTGCTTACAGTACACTAGCATAAATAAAATTCCAAAGGCATAGCAATCTATCTCCCCACTAGAAACAATGTTGTTCCTGGCTGTCACTTCTTACCATCCCTATTAGAAAAACAACAATACCTGGGCTTGATACTTCCCCTTGACGGAATGAACTCCTGTTATCTACCACGAGTGTGTCCATTGTCAAATTACTGTTGTGCGCATTGCACTCTCTGGGCACCACCATGCATAtcgtcatcatcttcttcatatgCCTCTTGGGCCTGTTGCTGCTGCTTCCTGCGCATTTCCTCTTCAATGTTGACATCATGCAAGGTGGTCTCCTCGCACTCATCCAATTCCATATCGGTCGCTTGTGTTTTGGGTTTTTGGGGCAGCACTGCTTCAAGATTCTTGCACAACTCTGGGGTTAATGCGTCCGGGAAGTCCACAGTGAAGTGAATGTACAGTTTACCTCTCATGAACGAGCTCTGGTACAGCGGCATTCCTTCATCATTTATGCCCTTGAACTGATCTATGGTGCCAAAAACAGAAATTACACAATATCAGCAAACATAAATAGATAACTACCAGTAGAGAAACACCAACCATAGGATActctccccacccccacccctgcTCCCCCCCAGTGATATGTGTATCAGCAAGAAGACCGTTTAACCATGAGCAAGAGACGATCATCTAGAGGCATATACTTATCAAAGCATGCTTACCATGTAAACACAGAGAAACTGAGGTATAGCATAAGACAACAAAAGTAGACTAAGCATGCACAtttgttaagtttttttttttctaaaaaaaaaaaaggaaataaaaggaACACAGAGAATTCAAAAACATGATAATGGTCTAGTTACCAGCTTGAGGGCTCAAAGAAAAGCATATTATAAAAAGGGCAGTGTGTtgcactaagctcccgctatgcgtgGATAGTGGGGTCCGGGAAAGGACCAGACCACAAGGATCCGTAGTACGCAGCCTtaaccttgcatttctgcaagaggctgttctACGAATCAAAcacgtgacctcctggtcacatggctgCAACTTAACCAGTTACGCCAAGACTCCCCCCCTTCAAAGAAAAGCATACAAATGCAAGGAAATTTATTAGTATTCATATCAAAGATATTAAAAGTTAACACTGAAAGCACATGCCAGGACAAAAAAGACTATATAAGCGCTTCCAATACCTCAAAAATAATACTGGTACGAATATCAGAACTAAAAGCCCATTATTAAGTTTCTTTGGCTTACCAGGCTTGATAACTTCTCCAGGTTGGGACTTAATCATCAGCTGTCTATTGTCTAAGTGAGTCAAGACAAACTGAAAACCACATAGAGCCTCAGTCAAGGTCAAGGTGTGTTCTACAAAGAGATCATCTCCCTTTCGCTTAAACTTGGGATGTTCCTTCTGTTGCAAGATACAAACTATGTCGCCGGTGATAGTGTCAGGCTGCAACAGAATACAAGCAATGTTAAAGATCGACAAAGCTTAGGCCATTaagaaacaaaatatttcaaacacTTTGTTGCATATCTTACCGCCTCATCAGCCTCTCCCGGGAATGTTATCTTTTGTCCATTCTGCATACCCTTGTCCACAACAACTTCCAATACCTTCTTCTCCTGCACAACCTTCTGACCCTTGCACTGTGGGCACctatctttatcattgattttctCACCAGTGCCCTTACACTCATTACAGGGGTGCTGCATCTGCTGAATCATGGGGCCAAGTTGTCTGATCGTAACTTTCATTCCTTTCCCTTGACATCCCGAACATTTCATTGAAGCACCTGATTTAGACCCCACTCTGGAAATACAGATATAGCACCATTTCAGCAGGGAACTTAACAAAACAGCAGTAGATTATGCCAATAATAAATAACCACATTGCATACTCACCCCTTGCACTTTGTGCACAAGACATTGCGAGATAGTGATAGCTTCTTTGATGTTCCATTGTAGAGATCCTCCAAAGAAACCTTGAGAGAGTGGACAACATCCTCCCCTCTCCTTTGCCGTCTTCCTCTGCTGCTTCCACCACCTGTACATCAAAATAATCCACATCCATGAGAAATTGGAGATGCATCAAAGAAATCAGTAACTTCAATTAAAAACATGCTTCGGAAGCATACCACCAAATGCGCTTCCACCAAAGAAAGACTGGAATATGTCAAACGGGTCGTGTCCACCACTTCTATCCATTCCTTCCTTGAGCGCATCTTCACCGTACTGATCATAAATCTCACGTTTCTCTGGATCACTCAAAACATCATAGGCTTGGGCAATCTCTTTGAactgaaatataaaatttaaaatagaacAATTTGAGTACTGCACCGCAGGCATCGCAATTACCGCACAACCAGAAACATAATCAACACTAAACGCAACAATTACAGCTATTATTTTGACACTGAAGTACACGTTACTAATGATTAAAAATGTAATCGGGCCAGCTAATCATGAGTTCCAAGAGCCGGTTAACTGCATTTAAGTATCTAATACATAATACCTAACATCGAAAAAGTTGAGGTGAAACTCAAGATACCGAGGTTCCAATGACATGATAGGCCATGCAACACTAGAACATTTAACTAAACTTCTTTGGTTAAGCGTATAAATAAGAACTAAGAAAATCCATCCTTTCTTTCCTTCAGAGATCAGATTCTTTATACCCAGCCCACTCCTGGAGAGACCAACAGTGGGCTCCCTTTGAATCCCATATAACTTGAACGTCCAACATACCACATAGAAGAAATGGTGACTCACAAACTAAGTCAACCCCAGAAGACATCATATTAAAACTCCTATTGAACAGTCGCAAGACCAACTTAGGGTAACTTTCTGATAATGTATGTGTCTAGGCATCTATTACCTTCCACTAGCGGTGACCACCACCAGTAGCGAAGCCAGGAATTTACTAGAGGATTCACGAAATACTAAAATGGCATCATTCGTACTAAAACTGGTGACTTGAAACAACTTTTGAGTCCCCATTATCACTACATTAGAATCTTCCTTTACGTCAAGGGGGTCAGAGGATCTCAACAGTTTATATATAAACCAAAACAAAtcatttttactatatttatccAATTTGCACCACATAACTGAGCCCCTTTCCTCTTTACTAGCTCTGTCCCTATCGACCAGCATAGGTATCTGCCTCTACATTTCCCTcaaaaaaaatttacttaatgTACAAATTATTAATTCAGAACGCAGTAAACGCAAAATGACTAAAATCCTGACACCCTAAAGCTTCAAATCCTAGCTCCGCCTCTGCGTAGTATCCCACAGGTCATTCCTGATTCACCAAACAGTATCAACCTTCCCCTAGAATAGATTTTCTAACTTATAAACAAAACCTAGAACAAAAATTAAGAGGGATCATAGATAAACAGCCAACAAATACCAAAAGACGGATCCGTATACAAAGATAAACAAGAAGTCCCAAAAGGGGTCACAAAATTAGCAAATCCTAAACCAAAAGGTTCAAAACAAACCCATAAATGAAATAAACTTATTCAATATAGTAACTCGAAAGCACTA is from Capsicum annuum cultivar UCD-10X-F1 chromosome 5, UCD10Xv1.1, whole genome shotgun sequence and encodes:
- the LOC107870307 gene encoding dnaJ protein homolog 2 gives rise to the protein MFGRAPKKSDNNKYYEILGVAKTATQDDLKKAYRKLAIKNHPDKGGDPEKFKEIAQAYDVLSDPEKREIYDQYGEDALKEGMDRSGGHDPFDIFQSFFGGSAFGGGGSSRGRRQRRGEDVVHSLKVSLEDLYNGTSKKLSLSRNVLCTKCKGVGSKSGASMKCSGCQGKGMKVTIRQLGPMIQQMQHPCNECKGTGEKINDKDRCPQCKGQKVVQEKKVLEVVVDKGMQNGQKITFPGEADEAPDTITGDIVCILQQKEHPKFKRKGDDLFVEHTLTLTEALCGFQFVLTHLDNRQLMIKSQPGEVIKPDQFKGINDEGMPLYQSSFMRGKLYIHFTVDFPDALTPELCKNLEAVLPQKPKTQATDMELDECEETTLHDVNIEEEMRRKQQQQAQEAYEEDDDDMHGGAQRVQCAQQ